A region from the Nonlabens sp. YIK11 genome encodes:
- a CDS encoding thymidylate synthase: MKQYHDLLQYILDNGNDKGDRTGTGTRSVFGQQLRFDLQEGFPLVTTKKVHLKSIIYELLWLLKGDTNIKYLQDHGVRIWNEWADENGDLGPVYGHQWRNWNSEGIDQIKDVIHTIKNNPNSRRMMVTAWNPSVMPDTSKSFAENVANGKAALPPCHAFFQFYVADGKLSCQLYQRSADVFLGVPFNIASYALLTMMVAQVCGLDYGDFVHTFGDVHIYSNHREQIDLQLSRTPRDLPTMKLNPEIKDIFDFKYEDFTLENYDPYPAIKAAVAV, from the coding sequence ATGAAGCAATATCACGACCTCTTACAATATATACTGGATAATGGTAACGACAAGGGTGACCGCACAGGCACTGGTACGCGCAGTGTTTTTGGCCAGCAATTGCGATTTGACCTTCAAGAAGGATTCCCTTTAGTGACTACAAAAAAAGTACACCTTAAAAGCATCATTTACGAGTTGCTATGGTTGCTCAAGGGAGATACAAATATCAAATATCTGCAGGACCATGGCGTACGTATCTGGAATGAATGGGCAGACGAGAATGGAGATTTAGGTCCTGTTTATGGACACCAGTGGCGCAACTGGAACAGTGAAGGTATTGACCAGATAAAAGACGTGATCCATACCATCAAGAACAACCCCAACAGCCGTCGCATGATGGTTACTGCATGGAATCCCAGCGTGATGCCAGATACCAGCAAGAGTTTTGCAGAAAACGTTGCCAATGGCAAGGCGGCATTACCGCCATGTCATGCCTTCTTTCAGTTTTATGTGGCAGATGGTAAATTGAGCTGCCAGCTCTACCAGCGCAGTGCAGATGTCTTTCTAGGCGTTCCCTTTAACATTGCTAGCTACGCCTTGCTTACCATGATGGTGGCTCAGGTTTGCGGGCTGGATTACGGTGATTTTGTACACACTTTTGGTGACGTGCACATCTATTCCAACCATCGCGAGCAGATTGACCTGCAACTCTCCAGAACACCACGAGATTTGCCTACCATGAAACTCAATCCAGAGATCAAAGACATATTTGATTTCAAATACGAAGATTTTACCTTGGAAAATTACGATCCCTATCCTGCGATCAAGGCTGCTGTGGCGGTTTAA
- a CDS encoding L-histidine N(alpha)-methyltransferase produces MTKKETFQKEFEVHVKKGLTSSPKYLSSKYIYDDKGDRLFQQIMELPEYYLTGAEYNIIDTYKTDLRKLLTIDGGFDLIELGAGDGKKTKVLLKELCDHQTDFTYKPIDISQNAIDQLAQDLLQVFPNLDVQGEQGTYFKVLEELAQYNKRPKAIFVLGSNIGNLQHPEAIDFLSKLEEIMSDKDVLFMGFDQKKDPLTIQNAYADSQGITQEFNRNLLHRINKEMQANFPVDVFEHWEAYDPQTGTAKSYLLATEPCTVDVRHLNLQVEFKKWETIHTEISQKYDDDIVEWLAQKAGLEIVQFYEDDREFFKDYLFKVR; encoded by the coding sequence ATGACTAAAAAAGAGACCTTTCAAAAGGAATTTGAAGTCCATGTCAAAAAAGGACTGACTTCATCTCCTAAATACTTGAGTTCTAAATATATCTATGATGATAAAGGCGACCGTCTATTTCAACAAATCATGGAGTTACCAGAATACTATCTCACAGGAGCCGAGTATAATATTATAGATACCTATAAAACAGATTTACGTAAACTATTAACCATTGATGGTGGTTTTGATTTGATTGAGTTGGGTGCTGGTGATGGAAAAAAAACAAAAGTGTTGCTCAAGGAATTGTGTGATCATCAAACTGATTTTACATATAAACCCATCGATATAAGCCAAAATGCAATTGATCAGTTGGCACAGGATTTATTGCAAGTGTTTCCCAACCTCGATGTACAAGGTGAGCAAGGAACTTATTTTAAGGTGCTGGAAGAACTTGCCCAGTACAATAAAAGACCCAAAGCGATTTTTGTACTAGGATCTAACATAGGAAATCTTCAACATCCAGAAGCTATTGATTTTTTAAGTAAGCTAGAAGAAATCATGAGCGATAAAGATGTCTTGTTTATGGGGTTTGATCAAAAGAAAGATCCGTTAACTATTCAAAATGCTTATGCCGATTCCCAAGGGATCACGCAAGAGTTCAATAGAAATCTTTTGCACCGAATCAATAAAGAAATGCAGGCTAATTTTCCAGTAGATGTTTTTGAACATTGGGAAGCATACGATCCACAGACAGGAACGGCAAAGAGCTATCTACTCGCCACGGAACCTTGTACGGTTGACGTAAGGCATTTAAACCTACAAGTTGAGTTTAAGAAATGGGAAACCATTCATACCGAAATTTCTCAAAAATATGATGATGACATCGTGGAGTGGCTTGCGCAGAAGGCAGGTTTAGAAATCGTCCAGTTTTATGAGGATGATCGAGAGTTTTTTAAAGATTACCTTTTTAAGGTTAGGTAA
- a CDS encoding nucleoside transporter C-terminal domain-containing protein codes for MKILKPALTGFFLFVSLLCSTLVTAQTDQISIEGTWKINTTDQNYKPATFKGTAIDSVAFGKNNFTYYLASDSLQQAAGNYFYDENELTLYFVEPNDNAKRYKVENLTNDLLVYSSDTESFDFSRNTEPLEVAADDTVEQDFAVDPSKGFGFTFTSLYRGLIGIVFIIGLCFLLSANKKKIDWKLVATGLGLQVVFAVLVLKVPAVAFVFDWISNKVVDFLNVSEAGADFVFGDLIDVNSSLGYIFAFKVLPTIVFFSAFTSLLYYLGILQKIVYGFAWVMSKTMRLSGSESLAAAANIFIGQTEAPLVVKPYLDKMTKSEMLCLMVGGMATIAGGVLAAFIAFLGGDSDAEKIIFTKHLLTASIMSAPAAIIIAKILFPEENKDDINRELDISKEKIGSNVLDAISRGTTDGLKLAVNVGAMLLVFTAIMAVLNWMLGDLIGDPTGLNDKIVQWTDGRYQSFSMQYIMGNLFAPVAWLIGVPFEDIVAVGQLLGEKTILNEFFAYASLSTLKNTGVLVNYRSIVIATYALCGFANFASIGIQIGGIGVLAPSQRGVLAKFGIKALIGGTCAALLTATIAGMLFG; via the coding sequence ATGAAGATTTTAAAACCTGCGCTGACCGGCTTTTTTCTGTTTGTTTCTTTATTATGCTCTACTCTCGTCACTGCGCAGACAGACCAGATTTCAATTGAGGGAACCTGGAAGATCAACACTACAGATCAAAATTATAAGCCTGCCACCTTTAAGGGTACTGCGATAGATTCGGTAGCATTCGGGAAAAATAATTTCACCTATTATCTGGCATCAGATTCCCTGCAACAGGCAGCTGGTAATTATTTTTATGACGAGAACGAGTTGACTCTATATTTTGTAGAGCCTAACGATAATGCAAAACGTTACAAGGTTGAAAACTTAACCAATGATCTACTGGTCTATTCCAGCGATACAGAATCTTTTGACTTTTCCAGAAATACGGAACCACTTGAGGTTGCTGCAGATGATACCGTTGAGCAGGATTTTGCTGTGGATCCATCCAAAGGGTTTGGTTTTACGTTCACGAGTTTGTACCGCGGCCTTATTGGTATCGTTTTTATCATCGGACTTTGCTTTTTATTAAGTGCGAACAAAAAGAAAATCGACTGGAAACTGGTCGCTACTGGATTGGGCTTACAAGTGGTTTTTGCAGTATTGGTATTGAAGGTTCCAGCAGTAGCATTCGTTTTTGACTGGATTTCCAATAAAGTAGTAGATTTTTTAAATGTTTCAGAAGCTGGAGCAGACTTTGTATTTGGAGATTTGATCGATGTCAATTCTAGCCTAGGCTACATATTTGCTTTCAAGGTCCTACCTACCATTGTATTCTTTTCGGCATTTACATCGCTACTTTATTATTTAGGCATCCTTCAAAAAATCGTTTACGGTTTTGCATGGGTTATGAGTAAAACCATGCGATTAAGTGGTTCTGAATCCTTAGCTGCTGCTGCTAATATTTTTATAGGTCAAACAGAAGCGCCGTTAGTGGTAAAACCTTACTTGGATAAAATGACCAAGTCAGAAATGCTTTGTCTTATGGTTGGTGGTATGGCAACCATCGCTGGTGGCGTTCTTGCAGCATTCATCGCCTTTCTGGGTGGCGATAGCGATGCTGAAAAAATTATTTTCACGAAGCATTTGTTGACGGCGTCCATCATGAGTGCGCCAGCAGCTATCATCATTGCAAAAATCTTATTCCCAGAAGAGAACAAAGACGACATCAACAGAGAATTAGATATTTCTAAGGAAAAAATAGGATCCAATGTTCTGGATGCGATCTCTCGAGGCACGACAGATGGATTGAAACTAGCGGTAAACGTTGGTGCCATGTTGCTTGTATTTACAGCGATCATGGCTGTTTTGAATTGGATGCTAGGCGATTTAATAGGTGATCCTACGGGCTTGAATGACAAGATTGTTCAATGGACTGATGGTAGATACCAGTCTTTTTCCATGCAATACATCATGGGTAATCTATTTGCTCCTGTAGCCTGGCTTATCGGTGTGCCGTTTGAAGACATTGTTGCGGTAGGGCAGCTGTTAGGAGAGAAAACAATTCTCAATGAATTCTTTGCCTATGCATCATTAAGTACCCTAAAAAATACAGGCGTTCTAGTAAATTATCGATCTATAGTGATTGCTACCTACGCTCTTTGTGGGTTTGCAAATTTTGCCTCGATAGGTATTCAAATAGGTGGAATAGGAGTTCTGGCACCATCGCAACGTGGCGTTTTGGCCAAGTTTGGAATAAAAGCTTTGATAGGCGGTACTTGCGCTGCGCTACTTACAGCAACCATTGCAGGGATGCTTTTTGGATAG
- the egtB gene encoding ergothioneine biosynthesis protein EgtB has product MNQDQPLLELFNQTRADSENICKPLATEDYVVQPIVDVSPPKWHLGHTTWFFEEFLLTKYLSGYRRFDERYAYVFNSYYESMGKRVVRTDRGNLSRPSVSDVYSYRAHVTNAMIQLLYSEPAAEVLEVIEIGIHHEKQHQELLLTDIKYILGNNPLQPIYGAQKDEVFVEHQPAQMIPINDGIYHIGHDKDTFCYDNELPSHRVFVEPYAISNKLVTNGEWMQFIEDGGYTKVLLWHTEGWDWVQKNDISAPMYWFNDNGTWSNYLLSGSLEIDKNAAVTHISYYEAFAFAQWKGMRLPTEFEWEIAQDKFKWGERWEWTESAYLPYPNYQKPDGALGEYNGKFMVNQKVLRGSSIATAANHARPTYRNFFHPYLRWQFTGLRLAQSL; this is encoded by the coding sequence GTGAACCAAGATCAACCACTTCTCGAACTTTTCAATCAAACCAGAGCCGACTCTGAAAACATCTGTAAACCGCTGGCTACAGAGGATTATGTGGTACAGCCCATTGTAGATGTATCACCACCTAAATGGCATTTGGGACACACGACTTGGTTTTTTGAGGAATTCCTACTTACTAAATATCTATCAGGCTACCGAAGATTTGACGAGCGATACGCCTATGTATTCAATAGTTACTATGAAAGCATGGGAAAACGTGTCGTGCGAACAGATCGCGGTAATCTATCGCGTCCCAGCGTTTCTGATGTCTATAGCTATCGAGCTCATGTCACCAATGCAATGATACAGTTGTTGTACAGCGAGCCAGCGGCAGAGGTTCTAGAGGTGATAGAAATAGGGATACATCACGAGAAGCAACATCAAGAATTGTTGCTTACAGATATCAAATACATTTTAGGCAACAACCCATTGCAGCCTATTTATGGCGCGCAAAAGGATGAGGTTTTTGTAGAGCACCAGCCGGCACAAATGATTCCCATAAATGATGGGATTTATCATATAGGGCATGACAAAGACACTTTTTGTTATGATAATGAATTGCCTAGTCATCGGGTTTTTGTAGAGCCATATGCTATTTCAAATAAGCTGGTGACGAATGGAGAATGGATGCAGTTTATTGAAGATGGCGGCTATACTAAGGTTTTGCTTTGGCATACAGAAGGTTGGGATTGGGTTCAAAAAAACGACATAAGCGCACCTATGTACTGGTTTAACGACAATGGTACATGGAGCAACTATTTACTTTCGGGATCCCTAGAAATAGACAAGAACGCAGCCGTCACTCATATTTCCTACTATGAAGCTTTTGCCTTTGCACAATGGAAAGGTATGAGACTACCTACTGAATTTGAATGGGAAATAGCTCAAGATAAATTCAAATGGGGTGAACGATGGGAATGGACAGAAAGTGCTTACCTACCTTATCCCAATTACCAGAAACCAGATGGTGCTCTAGGCGAGTACAACGGTAAATTCATGGTCAATCAAAAAGTATTAAGAGGTAGTTCCATTGCCACTGCGGCCAACCATGCACGTCCTACCTACCGCAATTTTTTCCATCCTTATTTAAGATGGCAATTTACAGGCTTAAGACTAGCCCAATCTTTATGA